Within Candidatus Krumholzibacteriia bacterium, the genomic segment GCGTCCGCGAGGATTTCTGGAACGACAAGGACGTGCAGAAACTCCCCTACCTGCGGGGGGACATTGTGGCCATGCTTCTCGACGACGCCATCCGGCGCGAGTCGGGCGGTACGCGAAGCCTCGACGATGTCATGCGCCTGCTTGCCGAGAAGGCGCGCGCGCGCGGGGTACGCTTCACCACCGACGACCTGTTTGCACACTTCGCCGCATTCGCCGACGCCGCGTCGCTGCAGGAACTGCGCAACCTGGTGGACAACGGCGGCATGCCGGACCTCACCGGGCTGTTTGCGCCCTGCCTGGTGGTCGAGCCTGCGGCCACCGATGCCGCGGCGCCATCTTACCGTGTGAGTGTGGTGGGGAGCGACACGGAGTGTCTGTCGCTGTAGGCCGGGCAGGCGCTCAGTTCCCCGCGAGCTGCTCCGCCAGCTCCAGCGCGTCGGTGGCCCAGTAGGTGCGCGGGCGCGGGCGCCGGACTGCTTCGACGCCCGCCTGGGGCCGGCAGTTGAGCACCGTTTTCTCCCAGGTGCGCGGGATGGCGGCGCGGCCGTGAACGGCGCCCAGCAGCGCCCCGCAGATGGCCGCGTTGGTGTCCGTGTCTCCGCCGCGCATGACGGTCTCCACAATGGCTTCCTCCAGCGAGTGTGTTTTCAGCAAGTGCCAGAACGCATTCTGGATTGCAATCATCACCCAGCCCTGCTTGTGGAGGTAGTCCGCGGGCGGTTCCTTGGCCGCGTCTGTCACCGCGCGCAGCAAGTTCTCGTTCACGCCCGCCGCGTGGGCCCGTTCCAGCACGCGCGCGTAGATGTCCTCTTGCGGCGCGCCCGTCTGCACGGCGTCGGAAATGGCAGTCGCAAACAACGCGCTTGCCTCCGGACACACGGGATGCACGTGTGTCATGGCGGCGTCCTCGCGCGCCCAGCGCGCGACGTCGTCCAGACTGTGTCGCGCACCGAAGATTCCCAGCGGGCTGATGCGCATGAGCGCGCCGTTGGCCTGGCTGTCCGGGTTGGGAAACCCGTACAGGCTTGCGGCGACGGTCTTGCCGACATCGAACGGCCCCGAGTCCATCCACGCCACGTAAGCGGCCCGCACCGCTTCCACATCGAAGCTCCCGGTCGCAACGAGCGAACGCGCCAGCGCGAGCGCCATCTCGGAATCGTCGGTGATCTGTCCGGGGAGGGTGTTGAAAACGGGGCTCGCGATCATCTCGCGAAGCCCGCCGGGGTGGGCCAGACGGATGTTCTCCGGGGTGCCGAATTCCACGATGGCACCCAGGGCGTCGCCGCATAACTGCCCTAACAGGCAGCCTTTGGCCCGGTCGACGTGGGGGGCGTCGGGGCTCATGGGAGGGCATTATATAACAGTGAACGGTTGCGGGGGGGTACGGGTTTTTTGTGCTGAGATTCGGATTGGCGTGTCTCTTTATTGTGGCCGCGTTCCGGCCCCGTCAACCGGGCCCAGGGAGGGATCGCACATGCCACGCGCGCCAGAGTGGGCCGCTGCCGCCCGGACAGGCGGTCGCGCTCGCCCCGACTTCCGCAATGATGCGCTTGCATCATTTTCGTCCCGCCTGATCTCGCGTACGATACTGGCTATCAGGGCCGCACTGCACGGAGGGGTTCTCATGAGATCCTCGCTTTGGGTAGTGTTCCTGTCCTTCCTGGCCGCGCTCTTTCCTTCCCAGTCACACGCGCTCACGCCCGTTCCATCGCACTCGTGGAGCCGCAGCTTCGGAGACGACAACGTCCAGCGCGCGGCTTTCGTCGCGATGGACGCCGGCGGGAACGTGTACATGGCGGGCGCTTTCTACAGCACCGTCAACCTGGGCGGCGGCAATCTGATCAGCGCCGGTACCGAGGACATCTTTCTCGCCAAGTTCGACGCCAGCGGCGTCCATCAGTGGAGCCAGCGCTTCGGCGACGCCCTCCCGCAGTCAGTCACCTCGCTCGCAACCGACACCGCCGGCAACGTCATCGTGGCCGGCGGCTTCTACGGTTCGGTGGATTTCGGCGGAGGGAGCCTCGTAAGCGCAGGCGAGACAGACGGCTATCTGGTCAAGTTCAGTCCGGCCGGTACCCATCAGTGGAGCAAGCGCTTTGGCGATGCGAATCTGCAGGAATGCCGGGCGGTGGCCACGGATCCGGCGGGGAATGTGCTGGTGACCGGATTCTTCGGAGGCACGGTGAACTTTGGAGGCGCCAACCTGGTCAGCGCCGGCGGCTTCGACGTATATCTCGCCAAGTTCAACCCCGGTGGTCTGCACCAGTGGAGCCAGCGCTTCGGCGACGCTGACAATCAGCTGGGATTGTCGGTCGCGACAGACCCGTCGGGCAACGTCGTGATCACGGGAGACATGCAGGGCACGGTTAACTTCGGCGGCGCGAACCTCGTCTCGCCGACCTCCTATGACATCTTCCTCGCCAAGTTCGCCTCCAATGGCGCGCATCAGTGGAGCCAGCGCTTTGGTGACGCCTTCTGGAACGACGAGGGGACTTCGGTCGTGGCGGATGGCGCCAGCTTCATATACCTGACCGGGTCATTCGGCGGCACGGTGAACTTCGGAGGCGCCAACCTGGTCAGCGCCGGCGGCTTCGACGTATATCTCGCCAAGTTCAACCCCGGTGGTCTGCACCAGTGGAGCGAGCGCTACGGTGACGCGTCCACGCAGGTGAGCGCTTCCGTCGCGACGGTGGACGGCATCGTATGCCTGACGGGTAACTTCGAAGGCTCGATCGACTTCGGCGGCGGCGGTCTCGTTTCCGCCGGTCTCAACGACGCTTTCCTGACAACAATCTCCTGGTCCGGCGATCACATCTGGAGTCATCGCTACGGTGACGCCGCAAGCCAGTTGGGTCTGTCCATCGCCATGGATGCGTCGCAGAATATTGCGCTCTCCGGGTACTTCGCCGGATCCGTGAACTTCGGCGGCGGAGATCTGACGACAAGCAACCAGACTACCGAGATCTTTGTGGCTCGCTTTGCGGCGGTTCCGCGCGAACCGGAGATTGCGTCCGTCGTTGACGTGGACAACGACCAGGGGCGCAAGGTGCGCATTCGTTTTGCGAGGTCGGGCATGGACAACAGTGGTTCTCCGGCGCCGATCACCCGCTACGAGGTCTACCGGCGCAACGACCCGTTGCCCGCGGCAATGCACCCGGATGCGCCGGCATCGAACGGCTGGGTTTATGCCGGCCACGCCCCGGCCCACGGCGCGGGGTTCTACCTGCTGGACGCACTGACGGATGCCGACTCGACCGCCGATGGGGGACAGCACTACTCGGTCTTTCGTATTTGCGCAGCCACGGCGGACCCGTTGGTGTACTACGAGTCGCCGCCCGACAGCGGCTACTCGCTCGACAACCTCGCACCGGGCGTTCCCGGTTCTCTTCTCTATGATGAGGGCGTCCTGAGCTGGGTCGCACCCGATGACCCGGACCTCGATCATTTCACCGTGTATGGGAGCGACACGGAGTCGTTTGCATCTGCCGTCTTGATCGACTACGCCCGCGAAACCGCCTTCGACACCGGCGGATCGCCCTACGCGTTTTACTTTATCACCGCCACGGACCGGGCCGGGAACGAAGGCCCGGCGGCACGCGTCAAGACGTGCTGCGGCACTCCGGGGGGAACCGTGGCGAACCCGGCGCTTTCGCTTTCCGCATTTCCCAATCCATTCAACCCGTCGACCGTAATTCGCTACACGCTGCCCTCGCGTGGCCACGTGACCCTGTCTGTTTTTGACGCGCGCGGGGCCAGGGTGGCGACTCTCCTGTCGACGGAACGGGACATTGGTGCGCACACCACTGCATGGGATGGCCGCGACGACAACGGCCGCGCCGTTTGCTCGGGCGTGTACTTTGCCCGACTGAGCCACGCCGCGGGCACGCGGACCTACAAACTTCTCCTGCTCAAGTGAGGCACGGACATGAAACACACATGGTGGTTCCATCCTGTCATCGTTCTGCTGGTGCTCACCACGGGCGGCCCCGCGTCGGGCATGGCGCCCGCTCATCTGTGGAGCCGGAACTTTGGAAGCGCAACCGATGATTTCGGCCATTCAGTGGCCATGGATGCTTCCGGCAACGTGATACTCGCCGGCCAGTTTACCGGAACGGTGAACTTCGGCGGCAGCAACCTCGTCAGCGCGGGCGCACGCGACATCTTCCTGGCCAAGTTCGACGCGAGCGGCACGCACCTGTGGAGTCAGCGCCTGGGCGGCACCCAGGACGACTATGGGTTGGGCGTTTGTGTAGACGCCACCGGCTACGTATGCCTGACCGGATACTTCCACGGGACGGCCAGCCTGGGGGGCAGCAATCTGGTGAGCGCGGGATCGGCCGACATCTTTGTGGCGCGCTACAGTCCGTCCGGCGCGCACGCATGGAGCCGCCGCTTCGGCTCGACCGGTTCCGACTTCGGCCATGCGATCGACACCGATTCCTTCGGCAACATGATCATGACGGGAAACTTCTCCGGGAGCGTCGATTTTGGCAGCGCCATCCTCGCAAGCGCCGGCGGCACGGACATGGTGTGTCTGGCCCTCACCGCCGGTGGTGGGAATCTCTGGAGCAGGCGCGGCGGAGGTACCGGAACCGACTACGCGAACAGAATCGCGGTGGACGGATCGGGGAACGCGTACGTGACGGGTTACTTCTCCGGCACCGCGGAGTTTGGCGGCAGCTACCTGACGAGCGCGGGCTTTGATGATGCGTATCTCGTCAAGTACAACGCGTCGGGTACCCACCAGTGGAGCCTCCGCTTCGGCGGCCCGTCCTACGACTACGGCCAGGGTATCGCGGTCGACGCCGCGGGCAACGCCGTCGTCACGGGACTCTTCTACGATACCGCGAACTTCGGCGGCTCCAATCTGGTTAGTGCCGGCAGCGCGGACATCTACCTGGTCAAGTTCGACAGCGGCGGGGCCCACCTGTGGAGCCAGCGTTTCGGCGGCGGGTCATACGACTCCGGCAACGGTGTTGCGATTGACAGCCGGGGCAACGTGCTCGCGACCGGGTCCTTCCAGAGCACCGCCAGCTTCGGC encodes:
- a CDS encoding ADP-ribosylglycohydrolase family protein: MSPDAPHVDRAKGCLLGQLCGDALGAIVEFGTPENIRLAHPGGLREMIASPVFNTLPGQITDDSEMALALARSLVATGSFDVEAVRAAYVAWMDSGPFDVGKTVAASLYGFPNPDSQANGALMRISPLGIFGARHSLDDVARWAREDAAMTHVHPVCPEASALFATAISDAVQTGAPQEDIYARVLERAHAAGVNENLLRAVTDAAKEPPADYLHKQGWVMIAIQNAFWHLLKTHSLEEAIVETVMRGGDTDTNAAICGALLGAVHGRAAIPRTWEKTVLNCRPQAGVEAVRRPRPRTYWATDALELAEQLAGN
- a CDS encoding T9SS type A sorting domain-containing protein, which produces MRSSLWVVFLSFLAALFPSQSHALTPVPSHSWSRSFGDDNVQRAAFVAMDAGGNVYMAGAFYSTVNLGGGNLISAGTEDIFLAKFDASGVHQWSQRFGDALPQSVTSLATDTAGNVIVAGGFYGSVDFGGGSLVSAGETDGYLVKFSPAGTHQWSKRFGDANLQECRAVATDPAGNVLVTGFFGGTVNFGGANLVSAGGFDVYLAKFNPGGLHQWSQRFGDADNQLGLSVATDPSGNVVITGDMQGTVNFGGANLVSPTSYDIFLAKFASNGAHQWSQRFGDAFWNDEGTSVVADGASFIYLTGSFGGTVNFGGANLVSAGGFDVYLAKFNPGGLHQWSERYGDASTQVSASVATVDGIVCLTGNFEGSIDFGGGGLVSAGLNDAFLTTISWSGDHIWSHRYGDAASQLGLSIAMDASQNIALSGYFAGSVNFGGGDLTTSNQTTEIFVARFAAVPREPEIASVVDVDNDQGRKVRIRFARSGMDNSGSPAPITRYEVYRRNDPLPAAMHPDAPASNGWVYAGHAPAHGAGFYLLDALTDADSTADGGQHYSVFRICAATADPLVYYESPPDSGYSLDNLAPGVPGSLLYDEGVLSWVAPDDPDLDHFTVYGSDTESFASAVLIDYARETAFDTGGSPYAFYFITATDRAGNEGPAARVKTCCGTPGGTVANPALSLSAFPNPFNPSTVIRYTLPSRGHVTLSVFDARGARVATLLSTERDIGAHTTAWDGRDDNGRAVCSGVYFARLSHAAGTRTYKLLLLK